Proteins co-encoded in one Chionomys nivalis chromosome 6, mChiNiv1.1, whole genome shotgun sequence genomic window:
- the Prr22 gene encoding proline-rich protein 22 gives MQQPKTLYPPAIPQEGFGPRGLEGTKVPAVPEPLPTIGSASLLYQTPADQDALSGPPAGFQMAPCGCFFDPRIYRIEWAPSDFGQSSLYKVAVAGGPTLSGGYVLEAPSYLKAPGPPPPLYPHYQPAPGGPQYLTHYLPSEEPGPEALGFVGDGGPLNFMEMLRDGLAPLPAPKETEPSSLLVTVPTAPGLPPGPYGQLSGHASQFPGPQVTVRPIEAPRELQGNAVARPGLQFPPGPVEPKVVGTEDVTPVGSGETMPPEVARAFFLPDKVLLEDAMKLFDCLPGGTEPEAALRRGSGPGPRGSGGGGDDCSADIRSLHLPDELLSFDYGVPEVLDAVASVDYVFSFKALDDEPLPHVGVPVTDMAPGLQSDQLGKKTAASTKKGKPGGRHRQTAGLAGPAGPAATGPRLDPGAAPN, from the exons ATGCAGCAACCCAAAACCCTTTACCCCCCAGCCATACCCCAGGAAGGCTTCGGCCCACGGGGCCTGGAGGGCACCAAGGTGCCAGCTGTCCCTGAACCCCTTCCCACCATAG GCAGCGCCAGCTTGCTCTATCAGACTCCCGCAGACCAGGATGCGCTTTCAGGGCCTCCAGCAG GTTTCCAGATGGCTCCCTGCGGCTGCTTCTTCGACCCTCGCATCTACCGAATCGAGTGGGCCCCCTCTGACTTCGGCCAGTCATCTCTGTACAAGGTGGCGGTGGCTGGGGGTCCCACCTTGTCTGGCGGCTACGTGCTGGAGGCCCCATCCTACCTCAAGGCCCCAGGGCCTCCGCCTCCTCTCTACCCCCACTACCAGCCGGCTCCTGGCGGGCCGCAGTACCTCACACACTACCTTCCATCTGAGGAGCCTGGTCCCGAGGCACTGGGCTTTGTGGGGGACGGAGGGCCCCTCAATTTCATGGAGATGCTTAGAGACGGCCTGGCACCCCTCCCAGCCCCCAAAGAGACTGAGCCGTCTTCCTTGCTCGTCACTGTCCCCACAGCACCCGGCCTGCCACCTGGGCCCTATGGCCAACTCAGTGGCCATGCCAGCCAGTTCCCAGGGCCCCAGGTGACCGTGAGGCCCATCGAAGCCCCCAGGGAGCTGCAGGGCAATGCTGTGGCCAGGCCGGGTCTGCAGTTCCCTCCTGGGCCTGTGGAGCCCAAGGTGGTCGGGACAGAGGATGTCACCCCAGTGGGCTCGGGTGAGACCATGCCTCCCGAAGTGGCCCGTGCGTTCTTCCTTCCGGACAAGGTCCTTCTAGAAGATGCCATGAAACTTTTCGATTGTCTCCCTGGTGGCACTGAGCCGGAGGCGGCCCTGCGCAGGGGCTCTGGGCCTGGCCCACGAGGCAGTGGTGGCGGTGGGGACGATTGCTCAGCCGACATCCGCTCCCTGCACTTGCCGGATGAGCTACTGTCCTTCGACTATGGTGTCCCCGAGGTCTTGGATGCCGTGGCGAGTGTGGATTATGTTTTCAGCTTCAAGGCCCTAGATGATGAGCCGCTGCCCCATGTGGGGGTCCCTGTCACTGACATGGCCCCCGGCCTGCAGTCCGATCAGTTGGGGAAGAAGACTGCCGCATCCACCAAGAAAGGGAAACCAggtggcagacacaggcagaccGCAGGCCTGGCTGGCCCCGCTGGCCCCGCTGCCACAGGACCCAGGCTGGACCCGGGAGCTGCCCCCAATTAA